The Clupea harengus chromosome 26, Ch_v2.0.2, whole genome shotgun sequence region ctgaatccggagtatgttccacgtgctaCTGGTTACTTCGTTACTTCGTTACTGcatcaaaaacaaagaaacttccttctGTCTTTTGAGTGTAGTAACTTTTAAAGACGCTGAGTGGTGTATTCCATTGCAGCTAATTGGTCCATCTCCTGCAGACAGAGGGTCTTGCTAATAAAATTTATTAAGTGAATAATTACCACCATTTCATTCGATGTGCTTGCAACCTCTGGTTTGATTGAAAGAAACGGCTGCTAACATTTTAATCAGTGGTAGCCTCACGCAGGTTTATTACATGACACATAACTGACCTTAGTATCTCCAGCTTGCACTGTGGATCTCTTAGTCCGTCACAGAGCAGCTCCACTCCTTCGTCCTTCAAGAGATGATTCCAACTCATGTCCAGATCTCTCAGATGGGAAGGTGTCCCTTGCATCACTGATGCCATCATTTCACAGCTTGCTTTGGAGAGGTCACACTCCATTAGCCTGTTTAAAAaacattatgtatgtatgtaataatAGATATGCACACATTTTAAACTATTCAGCATTGACACTGATTCAGCCTGTTTAGAAATGAAGATTAAACATTATATTGTCGAGGTATCTAAGTTGCATATACAATTATAACCCTTTTATTCATGGTCATACACAGTTAAAAAAACTCAGTATTTATAAAATAAGCATCTCTCAGCCAGTATGTCAGAATACATTTCCAAAATGGTCCCAAGTTGTGTCATTGTTGTTAACAAGGCTTTACTCCCAGAACCCACCCTTAACTGTACTCACTGAACTCTCCTAGAGACTTTCACTACAGGAAGCATTCTGCGGAGCCCTTCGTCTGATCTCAGGTATTTCTTCAGATCAAACTCATCCAAGTCTTCAGCTGACATCAGCAGCAGATAAGCCAAAGCTGAACACTGGGCTGGAGTCAGATTCTTCTCCTTATCTGCTGAGTTTCTGTACCTGGGTGACATTTCAAAAACAATATTCATAATCTTAGTGATACTTAAAAAGCTTCTTATTATTAGCCTCTTATTTAAAAAGACAATGCACCTCTCTACTTCCAAAACGAAGTCCAGAACAATAGAGCAATACAAATGACAAGAATCAGCAGTAAATAGCATCAATACCGGCAAACATCAATTTATTTCCTATTCACTCCAGGTGAAATACAATCATTGTAGTGTTGTGGACACTTAGATAATACATTTGACAGTTGACAACATAATTTGAGGACTATTCCTTCATCTGGGGAACATAATGGCACAGACTTGATGATTTGAATGCATTTATGATCTTTTCCTTACCAAAAACAGTTACAGTACATGTAGGAAAACCAATATGTTTAAAACAGTGACCCCCCAATAACTGAGCCCTGCAAAGGGCTTTTATTAGTATGTACTCTTTCGGAATCAAACCTATGACATGGGTGTGGTTGACACCATGTTCTACTAATTGTGTTATTTCTTTGAATCTGAAATGGTCTGTATTAATTACCTGTTGATCTCCTCAACCAGTGACTTGTCCCCTAACTCATTCAAACAGTAGAAGAGGTTGATGGTCCTTTCTGGTGAGATATCCTCCCTGATCTTCTCTTTGATGTATTGAACTGTTTTCTCGATGCTCACTTCTCTGATAGCTAACTGTGGCAGGACCTCCTTCAGGGGAGATCGGATTTCAGGCTCCAACATTGGAGCCAGGCCGAGGAGGAAACGAACAAAAAGATCAAAATGTCCATTCTGGCTCTGCAGGGCCTTATCCACTGCCATCTTGAAAAGGTCAAACCTTGAGTGAGAGAATCTCCAGCTGATCTTCTCTTTCCAGTTCTTTGGAAAAGGATTTGCCCTAAGAACTCCTTCATGAAGAACATAAAGAGCTGCCAAGAATTCCTGTACACTGAGGTGTACAAAGCTGAAAATGTCTACTCCAATTCCATCACCCTCCAAGTTGAAGATCTGTGTACAAACTCCAGCCTGCAGAGCTCCAAAATCGACATCGATGTTACACTCTTCCAAGTCGTTCTTATAGAAGATCAGGGTACCTTTCTCCAGATGTTTGAATGCCAGTTTCCCAAGTTGAACAAGGAAATCCCCTTTTTCCTTTGCACTCATCTTCTTGTCCTTGTCCAGGCATTTGTCATTCATTATTCTTATCTGATTGACACTATACCATGTGTACAATGCCGTCAACGTTTtggctgatttttttttgctctgatCTTCCAGTATTTTCTCCATCACATTGGCTATAATACGACAGAATACTGGTATGTGACACATGATGTGGAGGCTTCTATTCTCCTTGATATGATCAATGATTCTCTTGGCCTTCTCTGGATTCTTTATGTATTTCTCAAAGAACTCAATTTTCTGGAGGTCATTGAATCCTCGAATCTCTGTCAGCAAGTATGAGCATTCTTCTGGGAtctgactggctgctgctggtctggtTGTAACCCAGAGGAGTGCAGAGGACAGTAGCCTACCTTTAATGAGACTTGTTATGAGCATGTCTACTGATGACTTTTCTTCCAGCTTACAAATCCACTTGCCAAAGTCCAGCTTGAGTCTACTTTCATCCAAACCGTCAAGGACAAAAAGAACTTTGCATTTACTCAAGCCAAGGACGTTTTCCAGATCTTCAAGGTTTGGATAGAATAactgaagaagatgaagaaggttGAATTCACCTTTCATCAAGTTCAACTCCCGAAAtggaagaacaaaaacaaagtctatATCTTGATTTGCTTCTTCATTAACCCAGTCCATGACAAACTTCTGCACTGCAAGAGTTTTCCCCACGCCAGCAACTCCCATAGTCAAAACATTTGTGGCAGACCCGTCTGTGAACATGTTTGCCAACTTGACTTGTTTATCCTCAGAGCTTGGTCCTCTCCCAATCTGGCTCATGTTAATTGTGGATACTTCATGAGTTTTGTTGACTCCACCTGTGCGGCCCTCTACAATGTTAAGCTCAGTGTAGATATCTTGTACAGACTGTTGATTTACAAAAGAAAACCTTTTCTTCAGGTGCTCCCGAAGCTTCAATTTTAGtgatgttttcttctttttaaccTCCTCTGCTGCCTTGTCATCTGAAGACAACAAAATTCTGATGTAATATGGTGAAATGAGGAAATAACTGGTTGTTTATATTTCATATGACACCTTAATCTTAGATTAAGCTCagtcagacagagggaggagagagttggagagagggggggtcagagagagagagtgagagagatgaaaggaagagagagggggagagtggcacagagaaagatagagagaacgaagagacagatagatacccagtcagacagagggaggagacagaaagaggggatgaatgagagagaaaaagaggtgggaaagaaaaggagacagagattaaatgaaacagaaagagtCCCAGAGAAAGTcagcagagagaaagtcagagagagagagagagagagtgttagcaGAAACAGATACGATGAATACATGTAATTCCTCCTACATACACAGATGCCTCATCAGAGACTAtgagctacacactcacattcttcCAGATCTTTCTCCAAGTCTATGGCCGACTGGTTTTGGTTAATCTCCTTCAAGATGGTCAACATGTTGTCCCCAGCTTCCGTGCTGTACACCTGCACCAGCAAGTCCACAGTGTCATCTCTGTCGGCCTTCTCCAGCTGTCCCCATGGGATTTTGTCATCCTGGTCCCGAAGGCGGTGCTTGGACGTCTTGAAATCGGCATCCGTGAGGTTGCCCAGAGTGTTCCTCAGCACTCTCTTCACTTCCCTCAGGGCtgcgggaaagagagagaaaaagaggtgagaaagaaaaggaggaatcAGAGATtaaatgaaacagaaagagtCCCAGAGAAAGTCAGCAGAGAGaaagtcaaagagagagagagagtgttagcaGAAACAGATACGATGAATACATGTGATTCTTCCAACATATACAGGTGCCTCATCAGAGACTATGAGctacacacttacattcttCCAGATCGTTCTCCATGGCCAACTGGTTGTGGTTCATCTTCTTCAAGATGGTCAACATGACGTCCCCAGCTTTCATGCAGTACATCTCTACCATCAAGTCCACAGTGTCGTTTATGTCGGCCTTCTCCAGTTTTCCCCATGGGATTTGGCCCTGGTCCCGAAGGAGGTGCTTGAACCTCTTAAAATCGGCCCCTGTGAGGTTGCCCAGAGTGTTCCTCAGCTCTTCCCTCAGGGCTGCAGTCATTGTGGGGTCCAGATTATTAGTCCACTACGAACTGGATGCTTGGGGTCAGGCTGGGACAGCTGTCAAAAAGGCCAGATGTTGGGGGGATAGTTCATGTTCCAAACCAAAGACATTTTTCTTTCATGAGAAACATTGAATAATGaattttcacaatgaaattctactctccctctctctatttgtgtgtgtttgtctctgtgtgtgtttgtgagtgtgtgtgtttatgtatgtctctgtgt contains the following coding sequences:
- the LOC122128890 gene encoding NACHT, LRR and PYD domains-containing protein 6-like, encoding MTAALREELRNTLGNLTGADFKRFKHLLRDQGQIPWGKLEKADINDTVDLMVEMYCMKAGDVMLTILKKMNHNQLAMENDLEESLREVKRVLRNTLGNLTDADFKTSKHRLRDQDDKIPWGQLEKADRDDTVDLLVQVYSTEAGDNMLTILKEINQNQSAIDLEKDLEECECVAHSL
- the LOC105900444 gene encoding NLR family CARD domain-containing protein 3-like, translating into MAVDKALQSQNGHFDLFVRFLLGLAPMLEPEIRSPLKEVLPQLAIREVSIEKTVQYIKEKIREDISPERTINLFYCLNELGDKSLVEEINRYRNSADKEKNLTPAQCSALAYLLLMSAEDLDEFDLKKYLRSDEGLRRMLPVVKVSRRVQ